The stretch of DNA GCGATGCGCGTCGGTGTCGGCGCGCATGAGCAATTCGAATTGCGCCGCCCGCCTCCCACGCCAACGGGGGAGTGGAGCTGGGCCGGTGTTGCGGGCCACGTCCCGTCACGACTCGGTGGCTGGCGGTTTCACCGGCTCTCCCCGACGGATGCCCGGGCCGCGTCAACCGATCCGCGCGTGTTCGGTCTCCCGGTCGGTGCGGACGTCACACTGCGCAACTGGCGTTCGGGCGATCGTATCCAAACCGCCGGTGCTCCGGCGGGGCGGCGCGTGACACGATACTTTTCAGATGCACACGTTCCCGCACTTGACCGGTCGGGCTGGCCGGTCGTCCTCGTGGGAGATGCGCTCTTGTGCGTTCCTGGACTTTGCCGCTCCCTTGCGGCCCCGCACCGGCCGGGATGGCCGGACTCGATCTGGTATCGGTGTGAGCGCGAGCCCGACTGACGTAAATGCAGCCAGCAGCCTTCCGGCTGATCCTCGCCTCGATGGGCGCGCGGTCAATCGCGTCGTCTTCGACGCGGCCACCATCGAGCGACGGGTCAGCGAGCTCGGCGCCGACATCACCGCCGCCTACCCGGATGGCGACCTGCTCGTATTGGGCCTGCTCAAGGGCAGTTTCATCTTTCTGAGCGATCTGGTGCGGCACGTCGCCCGGCCGCTGCAAGTCGATTTTCTGGTCGCATCGTCCTACGGGGAAGCCATGGAGTCCAGCGGGGTCGTGCGCCTGCTCTACGATCCGGAAACCCAATTGGAGGGTAAACACATTCTGTTGGTGGAAGACATCGTCGATTCCGGTCGGACCCTGAACCGACTCGTCGACCTGTTGACAGAGCGGCAGCCGCGCTCGCTCGAAATCTGCGCCCTGTTGCACAAGCACATCGCGACCGAATTGAGGCACCCCACGCGGTTCGTCGGGTTTGACGCGCCGCACGAGTTTCTGGTGGGCTACGGATTGGACCATGCCGAGAACTTCCGGCATCTGCCGTATGTCGCCAGCCTGCAGTAATCCCGATCCATCAATAGCAGGAACGCGCTACTCTACATGCCAGCACCCATGACGCCGAATCCCAAGAAGCCCATCAACTGGGCGCGACACTCCAAGACGCTGTCTTTCTGGATCCTCGTGATCCTCATCCCGGTGGCGTTCCTGACGTGGTCGGGAGGACGGCAAGTCCAGTCGCCCGAGATCACCTACACGCAGTATCGCCAGCAACTCGAGCTGGGCAACGTGAAAGCGGTCACGTTCCAGCCGGACAACGTCATGCTTGGCGTGTTCAATCAATCGGTCAAGGTTGGACCGCGCGATTCGCGGAACTTCACCGTGCGGATCCCGCAGGGGCTGGCGGCGGCCGAGTCCGATCGCCTGTACGCGCGCGGGGCCCAGGTGTCGGCGCAGGAAGCGCGGGCCAACTTCGGCAGCCTGCTCATCACCATCCTGCCGTATGTCCTGCTGATCGGTTTCTGGATCTTCCTGTTCCGGCAGATGCAGTCAGGTGGCAACAAGGCGTTCTCGTTCGGCAAGAGCAAAGCCAAGCTGCTCACGGGCGATACGCCCAAGATCACGTTTGCGGATGTGGCCGGCGCCGACGAGGCCAAAGTCGAGTTGCAGGAAATCATCGAGTTCCTGAAGGACCCGCAGAAGTTCACCAAGCTGGGTGGACGATTGCCCAAGGGCGCGCTGCTCGTCGGCCCGCCGGGTACCGGCAAGACGCTGCTGGCACGCGCGGTGGCCGGCGAAGCCGGACGCCCGTTCTTCTCCATGTCGGGTTCCGATTTCGTCGAAATGTTTGTCGGCGTCGGCGCGTCTCGCGTGCGCGACCTGTTCGAACAGGGCAAGGCGCAGGCGCCGTGCATCATCTTCATCGATGAAATCGACGCCGTCGGTCGCCACCGTGGCGGCGGTATCGGCGGTGGCCACGACGAGCGCGAGCAAACGCTCAACCAGTTGCTGGTGGAGATGGATGGCTTCGAGTCCAACGACGGCGTGATCCTGATTGCCGCCACCAATCGTCCCGATGTGCTCGATCCCGCGCTGCTGCGACCCGGTCGATTCGACCGGCAGATCGTAGTCGACCTGCCCGATTTGCGCGGCCGCGACGGCATCTTGAAAGTGCATCTGCGCAACAAGCCGCAGGCGGACGACGTGAGTGTGACCGCGCTCGCGCGCGGCACGCCGGGAATGGCAGGCGCTGATCTGGCCAACCTCGTCAACGAAGGCGCGCTGCTGGCGGCCCGGAAGGGGCATGACAAGATCTACATGAGTGATCTTGAAGAGGCGAAGGATCGCGTCATGCTGGGTGCCGAACGCAAGTCGCTGGTCATGAAGGATGACGAACGTCGGCTCACCGCTTTCCATGAAGCGGGCCACGCCGTCTGTGCCATGGTGGTGAAAGGCAATGACCCGTTGCACAAGGTCACCATTGTGCCACGCGGGCGTGCCCTGGGTCTGGCGTTCACCTTGCCCGAGGACGATCGCGTGTCCGTCACGCGCGAACAGCTGGAAGCGCGGTTGGTGATGGCGTACGGTGGTCGCGCGGCGGAAGAAATCGTATTCGGACGCGATCGGGTCACCACAGGCGCGGCCAGCGATATCCAGCAGGCCACCGGCATTGCCCGTCGCTACGTCACGCAGTGGGGACTGTCCGATGCCATCGGACCGATCCTGGTTGGCGACAACGAGCAGGAGCTCTTTCTCGGTCGTGAGCTGCAGTCCCGTCGCGAAGTGTCCGAGCAGACGGCGCAGCTGGTTGATGCGGAAGTGAAGCGGGTGGTCACCGAAGCCCACGCGCGAGCGGTCTCGGTATTGACGGAGAATCGGGCGCTGCTGGATATCGTGGCCACGCAGCTGCTTGAACGCGAGACGCTCACGCGTGAAGACATCCTGGTGCTCAAGGCGGGCAAGGAACTGCCGCCCCGGTTGCCACCCGATGCCCCGCCTGCCTCGGCGTATGGCGCGCTGCCGACCATGACGCCAACGCCGCGTCCGGCGGCTCCGCCGCTGCTGGGTGGTCCTGAGGTCGCACCCGCCTGACGCCTCTGGTCAGGCGGAACGGAGCTGACGGCGCGCGGTCCCCCGTGCGCCGCGGCGTCCGACTACCGTCCGCGCTCGTGGCGGGCGGAGTTGCCGGTGTCGTGTTGTTCGCCACCTATCTCTCCACGGCCGCTCCCGACCTCACATTCTGGGACGCGGCGGAGTTTGCGACGGCGGCAAATACCCTTGGCATTCCGCACCCACCCGGCACACCCCTGTGGGTGATGATCGGCCGCGTGGCGGCGCTGGTGTTCAGCAGTGCCGGGCCGGTGCGATCGGTGACATTGCTGTCGGTGTTGGCCAGTGCACTGGCCGGTGGTGTCGGGGCGGCACTGGCCACGCGATGGCTCGGCACTCGCGGCGCCGTTGCGGCCGCCGTGTCTGCCGGCACCATGATGAGTGTGTGGGCCAACGCCACCGAGACGGAAGTGTATGCGGTGGCCTTGCTCTTCTCGCTGATGCTGTTGGCCGCCGGCGAATGCGCCGGCCGCCATGACGCACCGGCGGAATCTCGTACACGTTGGCGCGCCATCATGGTGCTGCTGGTGGCCCTGGCCGTGCCGCTCCATCTGAGCGTGCTGGTGGCACTCCCGGCAGCGGTGGCGTTGGCCTGGCGCGGCGAGGCACCAACGTGGCGTGATCTGGTTGCCTGGGTCGCGCTGCTGATGTTGGGGCTGTCGGCCACCGCAATCCTGCCGATGTTGTCGGCGCGCGCCCCAACTCGATTCCGGCCATCCCGTCACGCTCCGTGCATTGATGGACGTGTTGCAGCGCACGCAGTATGCCGTCGCGGGATTGTGGCCGCGCGTGGCGCCGCTCTGGCTGCAACTGGGCAACGTGTTTGAGTGGGCGGACTGGCAAGTGGCGTACGGACTGCATCCCGAACCACCGCCGGCGCTGGCTCGCTCGCTGCTGTCCGTCGCGTGGGCGTGGCTGGGCATGCTTGGACTCCGGACATTCTGGCGGCACGAACTCCGCGTCGGGCGCGCGATGCTGCTCCTGCTGCTCAGCGGCACCTTTGGTGTGGCGGTATGGCTCAACATGCACGCCGGGCCCTCCTATGGCGTGGGGGTACTACCAGCCGGCGCGGTGCATGAAGCACGCGAGCGCGACTACTTCTTCGTGCTGGGATTCTGGTGCTGGGGATTGTGCGCCGGTGCCGGGATGACGGCCATCGCCAGGCAGTTTGAACGACGCTGGTCTCGACCACTGGCCGTACTGCCCTTTGCGCTGGCCGCGGTGCCGTTGCTGGCCAATCGACCAGTCATGGATCGCACGCGCGAGCCGGTCGCGACCCTTCCGCGTACGTTGGCGCGTCTGCTCCTGGACGCCGTGCCATCAGGTGGCGTGCTCTACACAGCCGGCGACAACGATTCGTTTCCGCTGTGGTATCTGCAGCAGGTGGAGCATGTGCGGCCCGATGTTACGGTCATCACGGTTCCGCTCTTGGGTGCCCGTTGGTATCGCGATCAACTGGTGCGACGAGATGCTTTGCTGCCCGACAAGGCCATTGATCAGTGGTCTGGTCTGGGTGCGGTCCTGCATGCGACGTCTTTGCGCGCCGGTCTGGCCGGTCGACCGATCCGGGTCAGTGTGCTGCTCTCCGCCGGTGATCGGCGCCTGATCGAACCCAGCGCGGGTTGGGCACTGGAGGGTCTTGTCTATGCCCCCAGCTATCAGTTGGTATCGGGGACCGTGGGGCTCACGTTACCAACGCTCATTCGCGCGGGTGAACAGGTGCCACCGTCGGCGCTGGGAGCGCTGCCGACCGACGCCGACCCGGCGGCCGAGCAAGTGCAGGGGATGCTGCGTTGCACACAGGTGCGGACACTGACGGACCCGTTACTTGTGGCCACCTGTAACGGTAGCTAAGTTCTTATGCTATGCCAATTTCGGACTCCACGGTCTCTCGGTTCGACGCGGAGGTTTCGTCGCGGGTGGTCGAGGTCCGCGAGCGTATCGCGG from Gemmatimonadaceae bacterium encodes:
- the hpt gene encoding hypoxanthine phosphoribosyltransferase; protein product: MERRVSELGADITAAYPDGDLLVLGLLKGSFIFLSDLVRHVARPLQVDFLVASSYGEAMESSGVVRLLYDPETQLEGKHILLVEDIVDSGRTLNRLVDLLTERQPRSLEICALLHKHIATELRHPTRFVGFDAPHEFLVGYGLDHAENFRHLPYVASLQ
- the ftsH gene encoding ATP-dependent zinc metalloprotease FtsH; this translates as MTPNPKKPINWARHSKTLSFWILVILIPVAFLTWSGGRQVQSPEITYTQYRQQLELGNVKAVTFQPDNVMLGVFNQSVKVGPRDSRNFTVRIPQGLAAAESDRLYARGAQVSAQEARANFGSLLITILPYVLLIGFWIFLFRQMQSGGNKAFSFGKSKAKLLTGDTPKITFADVAGADEAKVELQEIIEFLKDPQKFTKLGGRLPKGALLVGPPGTGKTLLARAVAGEAGRPFFSMSGSDFVEMFVGVGASRVRDLFEQGKAQAPCIIFIDEIDAVGRHRGGGIGGGHDEREQTLNQLLVEMDGFESNDGVILIAATNRPDVLDPALLRPGRFDRQIVVDLPDLRGRDGILKVHLRNKPQADDVSVTALARGTPGMAGADLANLVNEGALLAARKGHDKIYMSDLEEAKDRVMLGAERKSLVMKDDERRLTAFHEAGHAVCAMVVKGNDPLHKVTIVPRGRALGLAFTLPEDDRVSVTREQLEARLVMAYGGRAAEEIVFGRDRVTTGAASDIQQATGIARRYVTQWGLSDAIGPILVGDNEQELFLGRELQSRREVSEQTAQLVDAEVKRVVTEAHARAVSVLTENRALLDIVATQLLERETLTREDILVLKAGKELPPRLPPDAPPASAYGALPTMTPTPRPAAPPLLGGPEVAPA
- a CDS encoding DUF2723 domain-containing protein; its protein translation is MAGGVAGVVLFATYLSTAAPDLTFWDAAEFATAANTLGIPHPPGTPLWVMIGRVAALVFSSAGPVRSVTLLSVLASALAGGVGAALATRWLGTRGAVAAAVSAGTMMSVWANATETEVYAVALLFSLMLLAAGECAGRHDAPAESRTRWRAIMVLLVALAVPLHLSVLVALPAAVALAWRGEAPTWRDLVAWVALLMLGLSATAILPMLSARAPTRFRPSRHAPCIDGRVAAHAVCRRGIVAARGAALAATGQRV